In one window of Gemmatimonadaceae bacterium DNA:
- a CDS encoding serine/threonine-protein phosphatase gives MFNVGDSRAYHITVDGAEQVTEDHSFVAEAAKHGQADGVEAARSRWKNALTRSVGNEGPLEVDVFGPFTTEEPHVVVLCSDGVYKGTPDHVISSVVRAVPDVTTAAQTLIDVAFRRGSDDNMSAVLLEFGSLPRSTEITLPVPLMDGGEQIDEDLSTVPSMPSVDTKTLSTTTVTRDWPASATRKKPQSSRQLIAIAVCAVGLAAMAASWWFGRDTDYQPPNASAIVKKKGLDADTSRDTTKSMNGENQDTASRDTATPDTATSGSAATVPMAGNSLSPSRGSQTRMDTKAAVETPKPPAGKAPPLKK, from the coding sequence GTGTTCAACGTTGGCGACTCGCGAGCCTACCATATCACAGTGGACGGCGCCGAACAGGTTACCGAAGATCACTCGTTTGTCGCGGAAGCGGCGAAGCACGGACAAGCAGACGGCGTCGAGGCGGCTCGATCACGATGGAAGAATGCGCTGACACGCTCAGTAGGTAACGAAGGTCCACTGGAAGTTGACGTGTTTGGCCCTTTCACGACAGAAGAACCGCATGTCGTCGTACTCTGCAGTGATGGGGTGTACAAAGGCACACCGGATCACGTGATCTCGAGCGTGGTGCGGGCCGTTCCTGATGTGACCACTGCGGCACAAACGCTCATCGATGTGGCATTTCGACGCGGCAGCGACGACAATATGTCGGCCGTGCTGCTGGAGTTTGGCAGTCTGCCGAGGTCGACCGAGATCACGTTGCCCGTGCCGTTGATGGACGGAGGTGAGCAGATAGACGAGGACTTGTCCACGGTTCCTTCCATGCCATCTGTGGACACAAAAACGTTGAGTACCACCACGGTGACGCGCGACTGGCCCGCGAGTGCTACGCGAAAGAAACCTCAGTCTTCCAGACAACTGATTGCCATCGCAGTGTGCGCAGTTGGGTTGGCCGCGATGGCTGCCAGTTGGTGGTTCGGCCGGGATACCGACTACCAACCGCCGAACGCAAGCGCGATTGTGAAGAAGAAAGGATTGGATGCGGACACATCGCGGGATACGACGAAGTCGATGAACGGGGAGAATCAGGATACGGCGTCTCGGGATACCGCGACTCCGGATACAGCGACGTCGGGCTCGGCAGCGACTGTGCCGATGGCGGGCAACAGTCTTTCTCCGTCGCGCGGGTCGCAGACAAGAATGGATACAAAGGCTGCGGTTGAAACGCCGAAGCCACCAGCTGGAAAAGCCCCGCCTCTCAAAAAGTGA